The genomic interval TGTCTCTACCTCTGTCCCGGTCTTTATCCCGCTCTCCTTTGTCAGACTTTAGGAGGAAGCTCACACTCTTTCCCTCCTTGCCTGTACTTGATGTTTGCGTCTGGACTGTTGCCTGGTTGGATGACTGAGAGCTGCTCTTGGTCGGAGCAGGGGAATCTCCTCTGTCTGGCTTGCGGTAGTGATGATAGTGCGAGGGGCGATGGTGAggatggtggtgatgatgggAGAAAGGGGAAGTGGATTTGGAGGAGGGAGGTAGCGGTGTGGAGTGACTCCTGGCTCTCAATCCGGGAGCAGGGCCTAACTGGGAGTCTCGGCTGTATTTGTCCTGCTGTGATGTGCCACCTGATGATTCCTTGGACCCTGACAGGGAGGTGGAAACATTAGAAGAACCCGAGGAGGAGGTGCTGGCTTGAGCTGTCGCAGTGGATGTTTGAGTTTTAGCAGAGGCGGATGTCTTGTTTTGAACCCCAACCCCGCTGGAGGCAGCTGCAGGCTGAGGAAAGGCAAGCAGTGGGGGTCGGTGCTGAAGGAGATTGGGGAACGGTGCTGGGATCTTCGTGTTGGACTCAGATTCGCATTTACCTCCTTGCAACAGATAAGGAGTTGGAGCTCGTGGAGTGTGGGGACTGGTGGACAAGACCTGTGGAACAGGAGTGGACGATGCAGAGGAAGGCAGCGGAGAAGAATGGGAGATGGACACTGTAGCTTTGGGTTTGGAGTAGGATGGAGAAGAAGATGAAGGGCGAGGGAGAGAAGAAGAACTACTGGAGGACGAGGTGGTGACGTGATAGTGCTTTGAGGCTTTAAGCTTCTCATGCTTCGGCAAGAGATGCCTCTGGGACTCTCTGTCCTCCTGATGCGGATATTTCATCTCCTCGTAGATTGCCTCACTCTGGTCTGAGTCAGAGTCGGGCGTGGTGGCCACGGGAGTGACGGGGTGGGGCGTGGCTGTCTGGCTCTCTCTGGTGAACACTTGGCCCACCATTTCTATATAGACTGGCTCATCCTCTCCGTCTCCTGTCTGAATCTGAGAGTCTGCTGCCTGGAAGGGCAAGGGAGTGGCAGAAGGAGGCACACGTGGAGGAAGGGGGTCAAAGGTGAGCTGGGTACTGGGACTCCTTTTGGGTTTCAAAGGAGGCACCTTCTTTGCTCCAATCTCCCCAGAGTCGGACTTCTTCATTGCTGCAAGACATAACAAGTCTTGTTAAAATAtgagcaattttcaacagagaATGTGTCCAAAACACACTTATGTTTAcaatttttcttctctgagtgTTTTCCCTGTGAGTGGGAGCTTGAAGAGGGTGGCGGGGTCTCAGGAGGTCCTCTGCTGTCAGCGGACGAGGAGCTCAGGCGGGTACTCGGATGGCGTTTGGGTTTGGCTGGGGGGCAGCGACCGCCGTGCTGCGACTGGGTGTCAGAGTAATCTCCGTTCTCGAGGCTCGTATCCCCCGCACCAACAGCGTGGCAGGACTGCGAGCGGGGCGCCATGGCCGAGGCACAGGTGTGAGGGGACAGGTCCTGGGAGGCCGGCATGGTCATGAAGCCCATCCGGAAGTGCCGTCGGAATGAAGCCAAGTCCCGAACTTTTCCCACGGTAGCCGATGGATCGTTCTGAGTGGAGCTGCAGAATAGGGTATGGgggataacaaaaaaaaagaaactgaatcaaGGGAAAATCAAAGTTaagtaaaaaacatgtttctttcatttgtacTGACTTGTCTCTTAtgttgctctctctctctctcattgcTCTTCAAAAATTCTCTTTACATTGGAAAAAATGCCCACAGGGGTTTCTCTGCAAAAGGAAAGCTGTGCCTCTCAAATGCTTTTCCTTTTGATTGAACTCAAAACACACCGAGTTACAAATTCGATTCCCTTGTCTAAAGTAATTTAGAAATGTACACTACTCTTAGAACCCAcctgtttttttatatgtttacgTCCAGAACACAGACCTGTCGCCTGAGCAGAGGATCTCCCGAATCATTTCATCTGTTACCGTGGTAACAGCCGTGATTCTTGCATTTGACACTTCAGTCTTTGAAACAATCAATGTCAGACAGCCGTAAATAAAGCAGActgtagatttatttatttgtctgctATAGTAAAGCAATAATCGGACCTTTAATGAGTTGACATACATATTACCACTTGCTTACAATAAGGTTTTCAGTTTGGATTTTGGtttagaaaaagcaaaacagactaaaataaaacacaaaatgattatgGATAGAGAGGAGGGATTTCAGATTAGCTTGTCAGGTCAGTGGTTCAAACTGTGAAAGCAAAACTGTGAGGATTGGTGCCCCGCTGAGCTAACCAAAGGTTTATAAATGTGTTCTGACAAGCTTCTGCTTGCTTCTTTGCTTCATAAACTGCCACTACTGTTGAGTATTGTGCTCTTCAGAGGGGGTGTTACACTGCTTCACCCCTCATCAGCATGAAACAAGTCCCTGTGGTCATTATCGACAGGGTTACTGTGAATATTCAGGGCTCGAGAGAGTGAGagcctttctgttttttggagTTGCTCACATACAATGCTTTGCAGGAGGGTTAACAACCGTGaaggtttttcacattttgtctggCTGCAACCTCAAACTGTAATGTGTTTTAAgtgatagaaaaacacaaaaaggcacACAAGTAGGAAGTGGtaaccaattttattttttcacagagaagaaatcttaaaaaatgttaaaaaatgacaccTCTAAAGAAAATCCTGTGTGATCAATGCCTTGGAAGAAACCTACTTATTAAGTAGACTCCACCTGTGTGGAGTTTAATCCAGCGATCCTATGAAGGCGTCAGAGGTTTCTTCGAGAACATTGGAAAACAAACAGTATCAAGAAGATTAAATAACACAGCAGTTGAGGAGAAGCTTAAAGCAAATGTTGGTCATGAAGCAATATTCCAGATTCTGATCATCTCATGTTAAAATGGGCCACTTAAAAACTACCAAGGCACGATCATTCACCTAAAGTAACAACAGAAACACCAAGTGACCCATAATTTACTCTGGAGGAGCCGCATAAATCCACAgctcaattcaattcagtttactTATATAATGCCAGTTCATGACAAATCaccttacaaaaaaatgtcattacaaTCCAATCATACATTCCAGTTCGAACAGAGCAGTCAAGTTCAGTTCGTTATTCAAACTGGTTTATAAGGTTTTCTATCAACTCACTGACTTGCAGCAATCCCTCTTACTGAGAATTCATCCAGCGACAGTAGAGAGAAAATTctcccttttaacaggaagaaacctccaccTGCTGTGGCCGATGGAAAACTTTGCTAATAGAATAATAACCATTAGCTGCTCATTCCAGAAATATAGCTCTAATgtcttttatgcatttttttgttggGAGAAAAACgctgaaaaaaatctactttgcAGTTTGTCAGGAAAAGGGCAAACGCgtgaaaaaaaagttgctcTGCTAAAATGAGACCAGGGTTTGTGAGGTGAAAAACTAACACTGAAAATCACCTTGTAAACAACGCCCACACAGTGAGCCATAGTGGTGCCatcgtcatgctgtggggaagctTTTCTGCAGTAGAGACAGGAAATCTGGTccaaattaacagaaatgtggACAGTGCTAAATAATATCCTGCAAACGTGGGGCAATGGTTAAGCTTCAGAGCTACACTgtaattgttttcatcaaatcaAATTCGTGCGTTGGAGTGGCCCAAAGAGCACAACTAATTTCAAGAAAGAATCTTttgaaagacttgaaaattgtaTTTCAGAGATACAGACTGAGCTAGAGCtaatttgcaaagaagaatgtggAACACCTTCAATCTCTCGATGGCTAATGCAGGTAACCCAAAACACTTGGTTCCACAaccaaaaaacatgcattatttttacatttctaactacttaatataaaattatacattttaagaaagagAAGACGTATAGTGCCCTCACAGGACCAGAGTGCCAGGCAATGGGAGCTTACTGTTGGTATTAAACTTCATGAGCATCAACAGAAGGAGCGCTGAGGCTGCTCATCTCCAAGGGAATACACCGGCTCTTATCTTCCCCTCCTGTGGGAGACAGTTTGTGCATATGCATGCGTTCTAATATGTGTGCTGAAGCGCCAGAGTTCATTTGCATCTCTTCAAGAATGTTTGTGCCCTTGAATGCCTGTGGAGATGTTCTAGTGACTCCTTGCAATCGACATAGATACTCAAAGGCCAAATTTAGCTCAGGACAGAGGCTGAGCATCTGCCTTCTCGCTGCTTGaagagctcttttttttttcctcctcccctTGTTTCTTTTAATGGCAGGAGCTTCAAAACAAGACCAAAGGGCGGCTCTTCAAAGAGTTTCAGGGCTCATGCCTTTTTATTTGCCCTCCTTTTATTGCGGCATAATTTGCTGTAGCTAAGGTAGAGATAAATCAGAAGATCAATAGCTTCCTCATATGtgtttttcaataataaaataaaagccagaAGGCAAGAAGAATAAACTGACGTACATACTGAAAACAGAGATTGGGACTGGAGGGCTTTTCACATGGCTCTTTATCTTAATCATACTCCAACTGGAAATGTCTTCTTGACAATGAATTGGATTGTTTGGAGGAACATAGTGGTGATCTTTGGTTACTGTGGTCTGACTGTTATGTGGAAACCAGTTTGAAAACAAGACTAGAACACATAAATCAAAACCAATGAAAGAGACGTTTTAATAAAGTCCAAATATCTAAAAGGAAACTCAAGAACCTTGGATTTGGAAACAAACACAACTCCCTCAAACGTCTTCATGCTGTTTCATCTTGATTGTGCAAACTTCATTGTGTTTTCATGTGAATGGCTGCACTTGATTTGATCTATTTCATTATCAGTAATTTCTAGCCTCACATCTACTAAATAAACTTTGTGCTGAGCTTCTAAATTCCTACTTGCTATACAAGTACAGTTGCATCATTTTGATGGttccatttttatctttgttgagctttttactgtttttacttttagtgGTATTAGTTGTGTGTTACTAGCTTAGCGAGTTTGTTGAATAAACTAGCTGTAaggttgaattattttgttaataaactTCTATATAAAAGAGAAGTTGTCTGCATTTAAACACACAGCGGTAGCATCTTGCTGCTTATGACTTCCtctattattataaaatatgacCAATAACTGAGACGGAACTATTTGGCTATTTCCTCATTTTGTAATATTGATCTAAATTactagttttattaataattggccctaaaaaataattatagttTTTCACAGCCAAAAACTAGACCCTTACTAACACAACAGtttagtgttttttggtgtcgCTTTTTAAAGTTGTGCTACACAATGCTGAATTGCATGCTCAGTTAATCATATAGCATACTTCATGTGTTCTTGTAGTAAACATTGCTGTGCTTGTTTGGTACATGTCAAACTGGGTTATACTGGATATTTTTAGTACAAATACATGTACTTTATTAAACTCATAATTGTTCATCTTCGGAACAAAGAGAAACgtgaactttaaaaacaaaacattttatcgtTGTTTTAGAAAATCAGTCAGAGAAATAATCTATTATTCGCCCTAATGTCCcaaaacttttgttgttttttctgccattctgtttttttaaaattctgtgcagataaaaatattaagacTACTAGAGTTCAGTTCTGCAGAATTACATTGCATGGAGGAAATGTGGAAAGTCAAACCAGCCACAAGTTGAACACTCCTGTCCTAGTCAACGCATATGACCTCTACTGTCAACATGAAACAATTACAGTTTAAAACTCTTTCACTGAAAGATGTAGTATATACTGAATGCTACCTTTTCTTTTGAGTGAAAAATACAGACTTTGCAGAGTTTTCTGATGATATTAATTCCAGTTTAAATGATTCTGCCTGTAGCTGCTAAGTTCCCATTTCTAATTTACTTTTCTGGGTCAAAGTTTAAGTGTGTTTAAGCagttaaatctgaaaaaaaaaagaaaaaaagaaacggtTTCAGGTCAAATTGCGACAGTTTCATTGACTCCTGTGTAAAGCTGAGGGTGAACAGTGACATCAAGTCTGCAGCTGTCCTCATTCTGTTAGGCCTTACTGACACAGTGCACGATGCCTTTATGGGTTTTACTCTATTTCCATCCCTGTTCTctgttgctgctgtggttgttttatttacagtaaaactttcACCTTCTGTTTCCTCTTGCACTGCTGGAGTAGCGTTTACCAGCATGTGACCCTCAGCTGAAGACACATCCGGaagcaacaaaaagcaaaaaataaactttctcaTTCATGAATGAGTAACCACAAAGAGAGTCATTTATTGAAGTTACCAAAGAGGATACAATTCTGTCACTTCAAACATCAAACTTGCCtcacaaatgttattttatttactgatttgttCTGGTCATATGGCTAAGTGTTTTTTAAGGATATTTTATACGTATGTTGTCTGCTTAGGATCCTTTAAAGTGAAGAGACATTTGCTACTCTTGGTCATATTTCTGTGCTGGGATTAATAAAGCTTTGGCTGATAGCAAGGTTTTCTCCCACCAGTCGTCACAACTGGGAATAGTCTGTCTGCCTGTATTAGCGGCATAAGAAATCGACTCTATTTTTAAAACCCATACTGAAACTCACCTTTTTACCATCCTGCAGCTCTCTGCCGTATAATGTGATTTCTCTCCGGAGGCCCTAAGGATGTCAGACTTTGCACTGTCCTCGTCTCTCCTTCAGGATGTTGCCTTTCTCCATCCACGCCTCCTGCATCTGTTATTCCCACTTTCTGTCCCTGTGGCTTCACATCCCAGAATCATTCATCGCGTCCCGATCGTCCCACTCGCTGCCCTGTTCCTCAGCTGATGCCGATCCGACCACAACGCTGATCTCTGCTGCTGACATGTGGACTTCTACCTCCCCGTTCGGGGTCACAAAGCACTCGATGGGACTTCTTCTTCATTCCCCTCCACAAACAAGCCGTGAACACAGAGTGCGCTCTGCTGAGCTGTAGGTGACTCACATTTGAACGTCACGTCTCTCCTCTGACGCGCAGATAAACAAGATACACTCATTCGCTGCGATGCATTCGCTGTTCAACACAATACTGTCATGTGAGTGTGATGACAGAGTGTTAACACCCTCTGCAGGACGCTAGACTTcacttgtttgtgtttgtgtcaggGCATTTGCTGGCGTGTTATCAGCTAACGTCTGACTCAATAAAACCAAAGGTAGAAGAGTGAAACTTTAAGCCCTCTTAATTCTGATATTGAACAAAAGCTTGCCATTGATAAAGCGGCAAGTCATTTCTTGCCTAGATGAACAAAAGTGGCCTAAAGATACCCTGAGCCACGCTctttaaagggccggttgtgtcAGAATATACtaataaaaccaattaaactgttccttgtttttgttttagtgtttgtttgtttttttgcaatcagAATTGTAGATTTTGTGGtgccaatttagaaatgtttataaggaatttttgtgatattttcccTGTGTGATGTCAAATATGACCTTTTATATCATATCAATTGTGGATTATAATTTGACATCCAGTAAGGCTGAAGCAGCAGTCACtcaaattcaatgtttttgaccaattttgagaaaatttggattataaatcaaaaaagaaatgtggagattggttgattttgtgtgaattttgcagatttgtaaaaaactggaaggacttattgatgtaatttggagtctagagggccacataagaAGCTacggtgggccagatttggcccccgggccttgagtttgacacaagTGCCCTAAGCGTATAGCTACAAAAtctttcaatgttttattttatagtgattttatgaaacagaccaacacaaaaaaagcatataactgtaaagcaaaaggaaaatgatacatgattTTACAACCACCTCCCTCCTTTGCTCTGCTTCTGCTAAATACACTCAGCAGAATACTTTGAAGGGGGTTCCACTATGACAGAATTTGTCAAAGTTTAATGggatattaatgtttttgttaaaacagcAATTTCATATCTACTTATATAATAGAGCTTTTCATTGGTTTGGACTCTATCCTATCTCATCTCGAACTATACACAGTATTTCTCACCTTGCGGTACACTTTTAACTTCTGCATGAACTAAGGTGTAAATTCACATGAAACCTCTTTGACTTTATGAACTGCACTTGGAAtaaggattttaaaattaacCTCTTTCACTCTCACTAAGAGGTTTAAGTTTCCTCCAAGCGGAGCCTTGCTGTAATCCCGAACATGCGGCGCTCCTGTGCGCTCAGCCACTCACCTTTTCTTACTTCCCTCTTGCTCTTTCTGCCTCCAGTCCAAGCGACTCTTACGATACAGCAGGTTCATGTCGCTGCAGGATCGCTCCTCCTCGCAGCCTATCACAGCGCAGTGTAGCCGCTTGCTTCGCCTCTCTATGTCACGCAAGAAATGCTCGACTGCCACATCCTGGGCAGAGCCAGAGCTCATGGTACAGGAGAAGACTCTGGAGGAGCGGATGTATGCCAAAGGCGGCTCTCCtctaaaagagaagaaaacaagaacaatgTGTATGAGCATGAATCATCGAAAGAACTTCGTCTAGTAGCTTCTCAGGCTGATTGAAGCCGACAAGACTGACAGCTGTTACACACAGTGTGtggaaacaacaaatgaaaccCAAGTGAAACCAAATAATTAGCAGCACGTGAAGAGAGGCAGTTCATTACAATGCTTATTGGGTTATATTAAACCATCCTGTCCATTACTGCAACTGACAGCCGTCACAGCGGGGAGACAGCGATGCATGCATGATGaaagttgctgttttgtttaccCTGACTACAAGTGTATTTATACTTTCATTATCCAGTTATGAATATTTGAGTAAGCAGGGTAACTCAGCTGCAGAGCAGCTTTGGCTGCAGGCCCTGTGATGGCCTATCTAAGCTCGCCTGCTAAGCAGACAGTAATGTGGTTTGTCATATGTAGCGCACGCACAGCTTCCCATTCACGTTAACCCTATGAGAAAACAGGCTTGTTGTGGGGCAGATATTTGAGAGTCCAACAGTGTATTCATGTCAGAGGATGTGAGTTTGCAGCGCAGTTGGTGAAGAAAGGAACAGCTGTCAGCTGATGCAGCATGATGCCAGTGTTTTTCCATCAGAAACAGAGTTCACATGTGTCTTAGTGGAGAACGCCGAAGTATTTTCACTGGTTCCACTCGAGCTGTGCAGAATCTTTTGACAAGTCAATCTGAATATGTTACCGGATGTGGAAGCTTGTGTGATTAGAAGATTTAGCGatgcaaaaaagtatttttttttcctcacgcAGATAAAACTTTTACTGAACATTTGAAACTCTCCAtttgagaaactgaaaataaaagtttgtaaGCTGCagagctacaaaaaaaaagagacttttttCAAATCCTTTCATATCATAGCAACTACAAAGTATACTTTAGGGATTATATGCGGCAAGATACACTCTGTGATGTAAAATTGTGAAGTTGAAGAAAAATTGTACATggttttcagattattttttttttataaaaatctgaaaagtgtggcatgcatttatgCTGTCCTGAGTCAACCCTTGATGCTGTTGTAGCTGCAACGTCCATTCAGtactttgcaaaatagctcaaaatcAGTCAGACTGGACGgatgaattttaaaatcttgtcacAGATTATCTAATAAATTTAGGTCTTTACTTTGACTAGGGCATTTaacaatgcaataaaatatttcacatctgTTTTAAACTTTCGCACAGGCTTACTCTGACCTGTCTCCATTACTCATTATTGTTGAGGGCTTCGTGGACCATCTGTAATTATACCaatttaaattacacacagccAAAAACAATTTACTAGCTAGGTGTTTTTTTTGAAGAGAGTTGGCTGTGCTAAATGGTATTTTTcatatcagagtaaagggggtgAACACGGattttttaagcaatttttttttattttcttttttacatttttgtaaaaataatttaaagattcTTCTTGCTATGGCTTTATTTTAAACTTGTCTGTTATAAAGTTATAAAATCAGTGTGcgaatgcttttgcaaggcactctGTGCTAAACCAGTGACTGAATTATAACATCATGCTCCTCTGAGGATatatttaaacaacatttagaaACCGTAAAACTTAAATGACAACCCTCTTGATTCTGTAGATCATCACGACCGTTTAACATATATTAACCATTACTATGCCATCTTAAAAACTCACATAAACTGTCAACCGTGACTTTCCATAAAGACAGAAGCTAAACAGTGGAAGCATCAGGCATCGTCGACGGGGCCAGGCAGAGTGCTGATCTgcgtgtgatttttttttgtcatggcCACAGTGTGTCATTCAGTGTGACAGCGTTGCTTCTGCTATTCCTGTATCCCACAGCCCTGACCACAACCTCGACCACTGCTGCTTCCATGCTTGCTGACTCAATGTTAATTAGGTTAGAGAGCAGCGACTGGAGGTGGGGCTTTCGCTAAGTGTGGCTTTGATTTTGGTTTCTGGGATCTGGCAGCTGAGCCGACAGGCCCACAATTGTTGCATTATGCACTGGGGGGGATTGGTTTACAATTAACCAGTCAGACGGAACATGCAACACTCCATATTCCTCATTAGACATGTCCGTGTTAAGACAAACCTCCAAAATACAGGCTGCGCTCAGTCCCTTCATGAGACAACTGAACTCGGAGCATTTAGCAAGTGGTTTCAGGGGCATCTGCAGGGTCAGGAGTCGCGTGAATTCCTTGTTAGGACCAGAAGGCAGATGGAGTCATGATTCACGCAATTCAATCTGCATGCAATGCTGCATACTACTCATTCATGAACATAAgcaaatgcacacacatacCTACTACGCCCCACAAGCCCCCTCACatgccaaacacacacatctacaTGTGGTGtgaagcaacaacagcagatccACTGCATCTAATTCAAATGTTAGTTCATGTtaacagagaaaacagagaacaaaataTCAAGAGTGCCTTgtaaaaatacttattttatactaatctgaaaagtgtggcacagCTTTATCCCTGACATGTCTGTTGTGCTCCTTGGTCTTCaagatgttttgtgtttgcttcGTTTTCAGGACAGTTTTAATTACGATCAGATTTCTCAATAATCAAAATTCAGAGGGAAATTGggcaaaatacatttaatttaaggGCAGCAGATTATAGGGGAATTCATATGAATCACATTTcagtttgtgtgaaaaaaaacggcaacaaaaaacatgtattgcttccatttcacaattatgcatgaCTTTGTGACCTTTGCGTTCACAACTGGACACGATTTGTGGAGAAATGTAACACTTTTGACCGGAGGTTCATTTTCTATGTTGAGAAAAGCGTCAGGAGGCAGAGAATATGTTCATGCAGTTATGATATTAGCCTTCATCTTTCACTAGTAATGAACTTAACActttggtaaggttttgtggtGCGGACCTCTGCCCTCCAGCAGTCATCGCAGCTGTAGGTCCAAGTAGAGCTGCAGCACCAAGCTGTGAGTGGCACAGTAACACCACTGTGCAGACGGACACATCATAGCACCATCCTGACCTTGAATAGGTCACACCACATTCAAAATAACCACTTATTTCCACTGGGCTGCATTGTGTATTTGTGGAAATTGAACTTTAAATGGCACAATTAAAATGAGACTTTCCCTATTCACACAGCAGTTGGCTTTAAAGGGCTAGCAAACAGCACAGGACATATTGTACCAGGAGCAACAAGCTTCTCAAAGAGTCAGCTGGGTTCGCATTTTGTCGTTGCTTACATTATTAATTATTGCAATTTAAATTTGGAAATTATTAAGTGATAAAAAGCTGAAGTGAGcgtaaaaacaattttaaaaaaatcaaacatatatGGCAGCGCTTATTTAGCCGTGCTCAAATATCACAACAGTTCATGTAAAGCGATTTCCAGCAATTCAACCTGTCAGTCAAAAGTGTAGTTTGTcataaagtgagaaaaaaacaaggagaaaataGTGCTAAACACTGAGGAGAAGAATGAGCAGCTTGAAGCACACACAGCCAGAGAGCAGGGGATACTGAGGCAGCGCCACAGTGACGGGAGGGGcgtttggtaaaaaaaaaaaaaaattaaaaatggggGAAGCCGACAAACGGAGAGCAAGAATAAGATTAATATACTCTGGTGAAAACCGTATCCCATCCAGACTGACTCCAAGGCGTACCTGAGTCGGAGACTAATAAAACAGAGGGAGCCATGAGGAAGAGAGGATAAAGAAATACTGAAAGGCAGTCAGACTGAGAATGGGGGTAGGGAGGTGAAATCAAGCCGCTCACATTGTGTGTGGTCTCCTAGCAACACTCGCATTTCTTCCTCCGCCGCTGAATGTGCGACGCAGGACGTC from Xiphophorus maculatus strain JP 163 A chromosome 11, X_maculatus-5.0-male, whole genome shotgun sequence carries:
- the LOC102235819 gene encoding neuronal tyrosine-phosphorylated phosphoinositide-3-kinase adapter 1; translated protein: MSSGSAQDVAVEHFLRDIERRSKRLHCAVIGCEEERSCSDMNLLYRKSRLDWRQKEQEGSKKSSTQNDPSATVGKVRDLASFRRHFRMGFMTMPASQDLSPHTCASAMAPRSQSCHAVGAGDTSLENGDYSDTQSQHGGRCPPAKPKRHPSTRLSSSSADSRGPPETPPPSSSSHSQGKHSEKKNSMKKSDSGEIGAKKVPPLKPKRSPSTQLTFDPLPPRVPPSATPLPFQAADSQIQTGDGEDEPVYIEMVGQVFTRESQTATPHPVTPVATTPDSDSDQSEAIYEEMKYPHQEDRESQRHLLPKHEKLKASKHYHVTTSSSSSSSSLPRPSSSSPSYSKPKATVSISHSSPLPSSASSTPVPQVLSTSPHTPRAPTPYLLQGGKCESESNTKIPAPFPNLLQHRPPLLAFPQPAAASSGVGVQNKTSASAKTQTSTATAQASTSSSGSSNVSTSLSGSKESSGGTSQQDKYSRDSQLGPAPGLRARSHSTPLPPSSKSTSPFSHHHHHPHHRPSHYHHYRKPDRGDSPAPTKSSSQSSNQATVQTQTSSTGKEGKSVSFLLKSDKGERDKDRDRGRDRDKERDRDKDKDRDRDRDKDRERDRDRDRDRDRDRDRDRDREGGPHSLPIESITTTSSQTPQSSTSSTPTPLSSSQRPHSRPHLRSHTPHGLPAYKPPSSDSPLLWTYPSSGFRRPPAYESLRASSQTPSLQQPLSLTGLGEGVSKSNSGSSSQSKVGFMPWDSSASLAADEGSYWPMQRKLSFSHGSREAEKDEGRAWNGSADALLRMDKEDLGLGSRGGQSGIPVHFSGATSRALGHCESLAGVDCSPGFRALPRGGLPLPCQTFPACRNGEVGRLGRSSSAAGVRQVGGGDVHRQSSLPVREALNQLHGVTPAQAPCSPSVSRQQQQLQLHQQQLQLQQQLQQQLQQLQQQHHLQLQFQQLAQLAQGQPPAGGGTMSSTSQTQRDGKLLEVIERKRCLCKEIKAHRRPDKSLCKQDSMPILPSWRRTPEPRKTGTPPCQRPQAVVWDTAI